In Catenulispora sp. EB89, the genomic window GACACCGACGTCCACACCGAGGTGCTTCACTTCGGCGCGCAGGCTGTCGCCGAACGCCTCGGCACCGGCCTTGGACGCCGTATAGGCGGCCAACGCAGGGGGATGGATGAGCGCTGCCGCAGAGGACACCACGAGTACGTAACCTTTGCGCTCGATGACATGAGGCAGCGCGGTGCGGACCGTCCGCCAGACGCCGAGCAGGTTGATCTCGATGGTGCGCTCGAATGCCGCCGGGTCGATGGAGCGGATGAATCCGGTCGGTGCGACACCGGCGTTGGCCACCACCACGTCGATGCCGCCGTAGTGCCCGACGATGCCGTCGATCGCGGTGCCGAGCTGCTCCCAGGACGTCACGTCCGCGTCCCACGCGGTCGCGTCGGGGCCGCAGGACTCCGCGGTCTTGCGCAGTTCCTCGGGCTCCAGCCCGATCAGTGCGACCTTAGCCCCGCGTCGCGCCAACCGGCGCGCGGCGTCCGCGCCGATCCCGCGCGCCGCGCCGGTGATGACCACGACTTTCCCGCTGACGCCTTGCGGTCCCCAGGTTCCCATGCCCGAACCCTACCGCCGGTAACTTACTGGGCGGTAGGGGTGCGGTGGGGGCGGTTAGCCGCTGGTTTGCTGGCCCATGTCGTTCACGCAGTACATCGGGATCGGATAGTAGGCCGACGTGCCGTACTGGTTGACCGTGGCGACCTGGATACAGGTGTTGTCGCCCGCCGGGAACTGATACGAGTAGCTGGTGCCGTCGACCGCGACGGTCTGGTCGGTCGGCGGGGGCGGGTTGAGTCCGCTGGTGGTGGTGGAGCTGTAGGTGTAGTGGAGTTTGTAGCTCGTCGCGTCGGAGTGCGCTTTCCACGAGATGTTGATCGTCGGCTCGCCGAACCAGTTCGGGATCAGGACCGTGATGTCGCCGGCACCCATCGGCCCGGGCGGGTTGTGGGCCGGCTGCGGCGGAGGCGCGGCGGTGGTCTTGTGCGTCGAGGGGTGGCTGGCCGGCTGCGACGCCGTGGAGGTGCCCTGAGAGGTGCCCGGGTTGTTCGGGCCGCTGTCGTTGACCGTCACCGTGACCGCTACCGAGCTGCCCTGAGTCGGAGCCGTGCTGCCGTTGCCGGGCTTCACCTGGCCGACCGGCCCGTTCGAAGTCGGAGACGGCTTGCCGCTTGCGGAAGCCTGTCCGCTGTCGCTGGAGGACCCGGGGGTGGCCGGGAACGAGCCGCCGGCCGACTGGCTTCCGGACAGCGAGCCGCCTGTCTGCGGACTGCCGGCCGCCGAGTTCCCCGGGCCGCCACTGCTGCCCTCGACGATGGCGATGCCGGTCAGGATGACCGCGGCGGCCGCGGCGCCGGAGATCACGGCGATCCGCCTGCCGCCGCGCTTCGGCGCGAGGGCCACGGTCGGCGAGTCGGCTGACTCGTTCGCGGTCACCGGCAGTCCGACGCCGAGGGGCGGCTGCTGCCACACCACTCCGGGGAGCGGCTGCCAGGCGATCTCGCCGAACAGATCGATGATCTGCTGGGGCGTGGGGCGGTTCTCGGCTTCCTTGGCCAGACAGCCTTCGATGAGTCGACGCAGGACGTCGTCGTTCTCGGCGACGCCGCTGAGGTCCGGCTCGTTGTTGACCACGCGGTGCAGGATCGCCAGCGGTGCGCCGTCGCCGAACGCGAGTCGGCCGGTAGCGGCGAACACCAGCAGTGAACCCAGGGCGAACACGTCGGAGGCGGCCTCTACAGAGCGTCCGTCGGCTTGCTCAGGGGACATATACGCGGGTGTGCCGAGAGTCTGGCCGGTGTTGGTCAGCAGGGAGGCATCCAGTGCGCGGGCCACCCCGAAGTCGATGACTTTGGGACCGTCCGGACCGAGCAGTACGTTCGCCGGCTTGAGGTCGCGGTGCACGACCTCTGCGGCGTGAATGACTTGCAGCGCCTGTGCGATCGCCACCGCCAAG contains:
- a CDS encoding serine/threonine protein kinase encodes the protein MNGNVHRGDAAATDRVGPYLLVTQLGSGAMGRVFLGTDADGRQAAVKMVRSDLAEIPAFRKRFARELQVAERIHSPRIAEIYNAETEGARPWLATEYVPGPTLQDAIDQGGGFDDARLRALAVAIAQALQVIHAAEVVHRDLKPANVLLGPDGPKVIDFGVARALDASLLTNTGQTLGTPAYMSPEQADGRSVEAASDVFALGSLLVFAATGRLAFGDGAPLAILHRVVNNEPDLSGVAENDDVLRRLIEGCLAKEAENRPTPQQIIDLFGEIAWQPLPGVVWQQPPLGVGLPVTANESADSPTVALAPKRGGRRIAVISGAAAAAVILTGIAIVEGSSGGPGNSAAGSPQTGGSLSGSQSAGGSFPATPGSSSDSGQASASGKPSPTSNGPVGQVKPGNGSTAPTQGSSVAVTVTVNDSGPNNPGTSQGTSTASQPASHPSTHKTTAAPPPQPAHNPPGPMGAGDITVLIPNWFGEPTINISWKAHSDATSYKLHYTYSSTTTSGLNPPPPTDQTVAVDGTSYSYQFPAGDNTCIQVATVNQYGTSAYYPIPMYCVNDMGQQTSG
- a CDS encoding SDR family oxidoreductase; this encodes MGTWGPQGVSGKVVVITGAARGIGADAARRLARRGAKVALIGLEPEELRKTAESCGPDATAWDADVTSWEQLGTAIDGIVGHYGGIDVVVANAGVAPTGFIRSIDPAAFERTIEINLLGVWRTVRTALPHVIERKGYVLVVSSAAALIHPPALAAYTASKAGAEAFGDSLRAEVKHLGVDVGVAYFSWIKTDLVTSADAHPVLGKFRKSAPGPASRVYPLEKVGEAVTEGIAKRSRVICVPSWVNHLRRIHGMLPVVVEKANARAAARADREMIADIEKRGAEASSRLTGPGGAAAQAATAAKAAKASAAED